The DNA sequence TACCCAAAGTTAAACAACTTCAGGCATTTttatcctcctcctcctcctcctccttcttcttcttcttcttttcttcggGTGACagtgattttatatggtatttgtgAACATATTTAAAtgtagtttatgatgttttacaGTAGTGAGCTGTTGTAGCGCTTTATTTTTTACCattgcttagggtttcttcttcttctttttcttaattgcaaaatgagtTCGTTAGATTTATtattgttttgacaaattgatgattgaagtttgttcttgatgatatttggaagttatgtttcaaatttgagctcatttagagtagatttaggtgttaaattatatattggattgttaaaattcgaaaaataaatttttatttctaGGCAATTTGTACTTCAGgtctatttggccttaagtacatgaaaacgtttgttgcacttcagtcctatttggccttaagtgcatctgaactgcaattttttcacttcacacttatttggccttaagtgcatgaaaccattggttgcacttcagacctatttggccttaagtgcatctgaagtgtaattttttcagTTCAGACCTATCTGACcgtaagtgcatctgaagtgcaattttttcacttcagacctctccgaccttaagtgcatgaaaatatttattacttcagacttatttggccttaagtgcatcttaaGTGCAATTTTTACACTTTAGACttaattggccttaagtgcattgcacttcagactaattttttttaacttcagacccgataagtctgaagttgatcgtaaagtgggtagGCTTGCAAACTTTTTTGCAAAGTGGGTGATAGAAacttagggtccaccaaactgtatagagaatcgggttctctatcagttcccacagaacacacacaaagagataagtaaatgacacatTGGAGTTTTACGTAGAAAACTCCCAACTCACGGGGATTAAAAACCATGACCTAtgctcgtaggatttcaacttcaatAACCGAGCAAGTTCAGATTACAACCTactgtaacctaggaattaaacccTTAACCCCTCactcacttgtaataactctattacaagcctctttgtaataactctattacaaagctcacaacTCGACTAGCTCTAGTCAGGACACAAACACGaggtttatgattttacaaaaGGTTTCCCACACAATGCGTctagctaagctaagtaggaattacaagcaAATCACTTTAACAAAGGTACAACATAACTAGGGCCATGTAATAACTCAATGTAGGAAAATGGTCCTTCGTTATGATGTTTCTCTGTTCTTGAAGCCCTGAATGTCACTTGCAATTTGGAAACACACTTGAGAGAAAGCTTGATCAATTCTTGAATGTGCAAGTGTGTTGTTTTCcctttgcttcatgttaatattacaCAAGTGATATCACTTGGATGATGAAAGTAATATCCGATACAAGTCATGTCCTAGGAGGTGGCTACTGCACTGGTCACACTGTTGCGAGTGTGTGCAGAGGAATAGTTACAGCAACTTTACAGCTGTGAACAGTTGATTGGTACAGTCAGCAAGGGAACTGATGTCCATTTGTTCCTCCTGTCATCTCTTTGACTCTGATTGTTGGAACTTGTGTCTGATTTGATACTTGTTGTTCTTGAGCActttgaggatgtgtaacaggttccccatctggttctcatcattaagtttgttagatcatcaaaacataacaatgcacataacttatcaatttctccctttttgatgatgacaaacttgtaATAGAAGTTCCCCCCAAGAGCCAAAGAACCGATGTACCACAATATGTCATGTATTCCCCCTGAACTTGTTCCCCCTTGTCTAGCatggttaactcatgccacatgtgtgcGCACAAACATGGATAAAAACAGAGCATAAGAGTATAGCATGCATAGTACCATTTGTTACACAGTCATTCAcaaaataaaataacttaaaAAGTACCAACCACTGAACACAGTAAAATAAAAGGACCAAAACAGATGGCAGACAACTTGAACTGGACACTGGGAAGGGAACGATTTTAAGGAGCACTGGACGAGGGAGGCAGCGATGAAGAGGCAAGGGCTCTAACAAGGATATCCATTCGAGCATTTGCTGATACTTACTCATTAAGAAACCTCTCCTTCAGGTCCTCGACCTGTTTCCTGAGATCAACATTTTCCTTGTTCAGATGGGTAATCTCTGCGCCTTGTGAACTGCTGGAACTAGGTGACTCCTGGGCCTGATTAAGCTGTCCCTCAAGAATGACATTCCATGCCATCAACTTCCTTATCTCTTCATTGGCAATGTTCTGAGCTTCAATCAGTTGAGAGATAGTGAAATTGATGCCAACCCCTCCTTTCTTATCGATACACTCACACTCTTCTAAGTTAGTCTTGGAGAAGGTCTGCTTGCGAGTACCACTGTAGCCTTTCCAAAAGGCACTTTGAAGAACTCAAATACCTTAGTGAGTAAGAACCCGCAAGGCAGCCCATGATTACTATCCTTAAAATCTGTCATTTTCTTCATGTGCTCAATCATGATACCCGACAGATTGATAGTGGAGTAGGTATCCAGTGCTTCTATGAGGAACAAGTCTGCTCGTGACGTAATAGAATGCCTTTCTGCGCGTGGGAGCAAAATCTTGTTCACCATCTCGAACAACAATTGGTACACTagaaggagggccttcttgtgtaCCCGTCCCCCCATGCTGTACTGAATCACCTTCAAAATGGCATTTCTAAAGTTTGAAGAGCAAGTCCCCTCAATGGATGATATGACGCCAGTAGGCACTCCCAAAATTGTTTCCAGCACAACCTCATCCATCACAAAATCAACACCATGCACCTTCAGGCATATGTTGTCATCTTTTACAGTGAACATATCAGTATAGAAACTGCGCACCTCCGCATCATACACCTTAGGGCTCTCAGTAGTGAACAAATGTGTCCACTGTTGAAATTCACAAATATCAACCAGTTGACacatccctgtcatgtcaagaataTCAGGGGCAATTGTTTTGCCCCACAGCACCTTCTGGTGTCTCAGGTTTACTCCTCCTTCATCCTTGGCCACACCCACCCTGGTTTTCTTGGAGGAACCAGGTTTCTCATTGACACCTGCCTTCCTTTTCATAGATTTTATCACACTCTTCCCTTTCTCTACAGATTTCTCAGACAATTTCTCAGGCACCTTGTCACCAGACTTTTCAGACACTTTCTCACCAGACTCTTCAGCTACCTTCTCCCCAAACTTTTCTACTTCAACATTGCTAGCCTCCATCATGCTCACAGATGATTCTCTCCTAGGTTTTGGAACTGTAGGTTTCTTCGAGGACTTACGAGTTAAGGAACCGGGTTCCTCAGTCACCTcgtcatcaatatcaataataagTGCCGTAGGCACTTCCTCTTCATTCACCAGCTTTCCCCCTTTCACTAACCTCCTCATTTTATTCTCTTCTCTGCTTTTCTTTAGCAGACTCAAGAGCCTCCCTCTTTTACAACCTAGTAGTGGGTCTTTTAAGAGTAGGTGCACTGGGAACTCCTTTCTTACTTCGAGCAGCAATGAAGCTTGCTACATGCATATCATCATAGTCTTCCTTACTATTTTCCTCTTCAGATAGAGATCTCATCTCAAGAATGACAAAGTTTAGTGGCTCAGCATCAAAGTGAGGGGAGGGAGCAGGATCAGTACTGACATGGGGCTCTTTTGTAGAGCAGggagtttcatcccaagtaggagcagaGGGCTCCTCTTGAGAAGAGGGCTCCTCTTGAGCAGAGGGAACATGTCCCTCATGAGTTTCCCCAGTAGTACTATCAGGTGCTATATTTTCAAAGGGCACCAGTTCCCTACTCTCTTCCGGATAGCCTTCACCTTCCCCCTGACACCCAACAGTATCATTAACCTCCTCACAACCGCCGACCACGACTCCCTCAGCGGCTATTAACAATATATCTTCTATGGATTTTTGTTCATTTAACCCTAAGGTAGACTCAAGAGAGATATTACATGTAGGGTTGGCAACATTCAAATCAAGGCTTGGTGCTGATTCTTTACAATCACGAACCACACTCTGTTGGGCCTCAGAGCTCTCTTCTACTTGCAGACTGGAGACTTCTTGAGTTTCTTCTCCCTCTACTGTGTCACATTTAGCCATTATTTCTGACAAGGCAGAAGGAGAGGTTACAACCACAAACCTCTTTGGGTTCGGAGGTTTGCGACTCCGATGAGAACCTGAACTCGATTAGGCTGGAGAAAAAGTAGAGGGTGGTTGAGAATCTTGTATGGGGTTTGGACTTGGTGGCATGTGGGACTTAGACTTTGTCGCCTATGCTTCGTGAGATGAAGACACAGTGGGGATGACACCTGGAATATTTGAGGCTTCTAGATTCTCAGACATGGTAGGGATTTGTAGTAAGAACATAAAGAAAGGAAGTATTTGGTTGTTGAGAGAAAAAGGgagattttggattttgatgtgaACAATGGTTATAGAGACATCGTTTGGGTTTATTTAAACAGGGTGAGGAACCGGTTGGAAATGGGTATTAATTTTCTGGGTAGACGGGTCGATTAGTAATGGGTACGACGTTTGGATTCTAAAGAAGGGTAAAAAGAGAAACTCAAATTTTAATGACGTGGCACTTTCTCAGCTGTTAAAGAGTTGTGTATGAGAGTACAAAAaaactactaacctgtgtcaagggaaccaggttccctgacaaGTTTTGTAAATGTGAGCCTCATCCTTTTACCAACACGCAGTGCCACTAGCTTCTTGGTTGCTCTGTAATTGCCATGTGTGTGTACCTATAACGGTATAGAAATGAGTTAGAACttgccagaaaatactttttagctgTTTTACCTGTTCATTtatttcatagccaatcattgagGGACAAGGTGATCAACTTGACTTTATCAACCCAAGTCCCAGTTGATTCTTTTCGAATTGCTCTCTActcagtgctttggtgaagatatctacAATTTGGTCTTATGTGCTGCAAAACTTCATGCAGATAAGACCCTTTTCAATATTGTCTCTGAGAAAATGATGTCGTACATTAATGTGCTTCGTTCTCTTGTGCTGGACTGGATTatttgccatgttgagagcactagtgttatcacataGTAATGACACGCAATACTGCtgcttgatccacaacaattaaGCACAGCAAGAAGCAACTGCCACATATTCAGCTTCTACAGTTGAAAGAGCCATTGAGTGTTGTTTCCTCGTACCCCATAAAATTAGACATGGTCCTAGAAAATGTGCCATGCCAGAGGTATTTTTtctatccaccagataaccagcATAATCAGCGTCAGCATATCCAATCAAGTCAAAATTGTCTCCTGAAGGGTAATAGAGAACCAGGTCCTGTGTTCCTTTGAGATATCTTAGAATTCTCTTGAcagccttcagatgagattcctttggattgaAACCTACCACATAATCCTATGCTGAATACGATATTTGTTCTACTTGCTGTGAGATACATGAGTGACCCAATGATACCTCTGTACATGGTCTCATTCACAGGAGAACCCGGTTCATCCATGTCAAGACGAGTGGCGGTAGCAATAGGAGTATCAATGATTTTTGAACTTTCCATCTCAAATCTCTTTAGAAGCTCTTTGATAtacttctgctgacttatcattGTCCCTTTAGGAGTTTGCTTAACTTGCAGACtcaagaagaaattcaattcccccatcatactcatttcaaactcGCTGCCCATGAGCTTTGCAAATTCTTTACACATAGAGTCATTTGTTGCACCAAAGATGATGTCGTCAACATATAAttgcacaatgagcaggttcctcccccGTTTCTTCATAAATAGGGTATTGTcgatttttcctcttgtaaatcCATTTTCTAGGAGGAATTTGGATAGCCTTTCATACCAAGCACGAGGAGCCTGCTTCAGCCCATACAAAGCTTTGTCAAGTTTGAATATATGCTCAGGATACTCATGACATTCGAAGCCAGGTGGTTGCTTGAAAAAGACTTCTTCTTTTAAATATCCATTCAGAAATGCatttttgacatccatttggaacaatttgaattccatatgagatgcaaaggcaatgaggattctgatggcttccattcgagcaactggagaaaaattttcatcatagtcaatcccttcttcttgattgtagccttgaactagtagccttgccttgttccttgttgtgtttccaaactcatcaagtttgtttctgaataccCACCTAGTTCCTATAACAGTTCTGTTAGCAGGTTGAGGAACCAGGTGCCATACgttgttcctctcaaattgatggagttcATCTTTCATAGTAGTAATCCAgtcagcatctttcaatgcttccttgatatttttAGGCTCAATTTGAGAAAGAAAGGCCGAGAAGGCAAGTGTGTTTCTTGACTTTGATCTAGTTTGAATCCCTGAGTCGAGAGGAGTGATCATATTTTGAAGAGGGTGTGaacttttgtgcttccagttagaTACCTGAATCTCATTGTGAGAGGATCCAGGTTCTTCTGAATGTGATCCATTGTTAACATGAGTCCCGCTTCTCAGCTCAGCATCTAGGGTTCCTTGCACATCATCAACAACTCTATTCTCAGCTTCAGTTATTGTGattgagggaccaggttcctctgTATCAGTTTGAGATACAGCTGCACCATCTTCATTTGATTCCTTGACGTGACACATCATGTCGGCATTTCCATTTGCCATATCAATGACTTCACCAGGAACCATTGACTGCTCTCCGTCTTGATCGatcttatcatgtgaatctttcCCACATAAGTGGTGTGATTCATTAAAGATTACATGTATGCTTTCCTCAAcacattgagttcttttgttgtagACTTTGTGGGCTTTGCTTTGTGATGAATAGCCCAGAAAGATTCTTTCATCatttttggcatcaaattttccaAGTGCTTCTTTGCCATTGTTGAGAACAAAGCATTTGCATCCAAATGTTCTTAAATGTGTTAGCTTGGGTTTCCTCCCTTTCAACAGTTCATATGGGGTTTTGTTCAGGatggacctgatcatgcacctgttcaccaagtagcaTGCAGTGTTAACTGCTTATGCCCAGAAGCTTTTTGCAATGCCACTGTCAATCAACATTgtccttgccatgtcttcaagagtcctattttcCCTCTCCACAACactattttgttgaggtgttcttggagctgaaaaattatgatttatgccatTTTCAGCAAAGAATTTATCGAATTTTGCATTGTCAAACTTTGTGACATGATCAGATCTTATACACACAACATTATGGCTCATCTTCACTTGGATCTTCTTTACAAAAGCAGCAAACACGAAaaaagtttcatccttggttctgaggaaCAAGGTCCAGCTAAATCTAGAATAGTCGTCTACTATAACAAAtatgtacttctttcctcctctacttggcaccctcataggtccacaaAGAGCCATATGGAGAAGATCAAGAGTCCTTGAGGTGTTGACTTCCTTTTTGGGCTTGAAGGAGGACCTGGATTGCTTTCCTTTTACTcatgcatcacacaccttgtgattTTTGAAGCTTGACTTAGGCaggccacgaaccaggtccttcttgaccaATTTGTTCAGCAAAGTAAAACTTGCATAACCCAATATTCTGTGCCAtaattcagcatcatcatcaacaacacttaGACATGTGAGATCCCCATTTTGCAaggactcaaaatcagcaacataaatatttttgtatctttttgccACCAGGACCACTTCACGAGTCACACGATTTGTGATTGTGTAGActtttgacacaaattccactTTGTTTACTTTTTCGCAGATTTGGGAAACACTCAGTAGGCTATATTTCAAGTCATTCACATAGTACACATTTTCAATTGAGTGAGTGAGTGACTTCCCAATTCTTCctactcccagaatgtatccctttttgccattgccaaaggacacactccctccttgcaaggctttgagtgaaaggaaatcatcgATGCTTCCAGTCACGTGCTTAGAACAACTACTATCCATATACCATTTTTGGCTACTTCCTTTTACTGCTCCCTGCACAAGAGAATCAAGGATTaaacttaggaacccaaacaaatTTAGATCCCTTGTAGTGAGGAAAAGGGAATTAAACTTCTTTTTGTCCAGGCATGCAATGTACGTTTTTTaatggaggaaccaggttccttaaCAGCAGTTACCTTTTCAATAGAAAccttatttttctgttgggactgaATTCTAGCCTTATAACTTTCTTTAAAGTGAGCAGTGttgccacagtgagtgcaaagtCAGTTATCAGGGATggtaacatacttgctatgtgAATTGTAGAGAGTCTTTTCCTTTTGGAACCCGACTCCCTGCCTGTTCCCACCACTGCTTGTATATATGGCAGCAATtgtatcagaggaccaggtccactttagagatttttctaggtcatttttaactcTGCCTAGGTCTTCTTGAAGCTGTCTGTTTCTTTCAAGTTCAGCACACAGACTAGATTTCACAGATTTGAGTTTattttcaagcttaatgtgtgtCTCACTTGCAACTTTATTTCCCTTTTGGACAGTCCCAGAACTGTTTTCCCTTTTTAATTTCTCTATTGTTTCTTTTAGGTCCATGACGactaccaacaagtcatatctCTCATATTCTACGTCTTCAACCTTTTTAATCATAACACTCTTTTCTTTCATCAAATCCTTGATGGTTTCTTTTAGGCCAACCACTACGATTACCAAATCATCTCTCTCATTTTCTACCTCTCCTAGCTCTATAGTTAaagcatttttatcatttataagattGTGATAAGCACCAATTAAAATATTTACCAAAGATATAAGCTTTTTCTGAGAGTAAGACTTCAtatttctttgaacgtctagaaagtttacctcatcatcatcattattttcatcatcgTTAGATTTTGCCATCA is a window from the Nicotiana tomentosiformis chromosome 10, ASM39032v3, whole genome shotgun sequence genome containing:
- the LOC138899682 gene encoding uncharacterized protein codes for the protein MEVLQKREAPASQEDKAAKKNPVPDKRFKRKEIANNVVKQALAAWGDSSSESGEDDAQGDTSVMVVESKTADYDSIFALMAKSNDDENNDDDEVNFLDVQRNMKSYSQKKLISLVNILIGAYHNLINDKNALTIELGEVENERDDLVIVVVGLKETIKDLMKEKSVMIKKVEDVEYERYDLLVVVMDLKETIEKLKRENSSGTVQKGNKVASETHIKLENKLKSVKSSLCAELERNRQLQEDLGRVKNDLEKSLKWTWSSDTIAAIYTSSGGNRQGVGFQKEKTLYNSHSNYKARIQSQQKNKVSIEKGAVKGSSQKWYMDSSCSKHVTGSIDDFLSLKALQGGSVSFGNGKKGYILGVGRIGKSLTHSIENVYYVNDLKYSLLSVSQICEKVNKVEFVSKVYTITNRVTREVVLVAKRYKNIYVADFESLQNGDLTCLSVVDDDAELWHRILGYASFTLLNKLVKKDLVRGLPKSSFKNHKVCDA